The sequence CGCCCTTCTGCCCCGCAAGCTCAGCGGGCCCCTCGCGGAGCGCTTCAGCGTCGACCGGCTCGGCGCCCTCCACATGGCCATCGACCTGGTCCGGCGCGGCGGCACGATCTCACTCAGCGGCATGTACGGCGGCACGGCCGACCCGATTCCGCTGATCACCCTTTTCGACAAGCAGATCCAGCTGCGGATGGGGCAGGCGAACGTCCGCCGGTGGACCGATCGGATCATGCCTTACCTCACCGACGAGGACCCGCTCGGCGTCGAGGACTTCGCCACGCACCGGCTGCCGCTCGACGAGGCGCCGCACGCCTACGAGATGTTCCAGCGCAAGGAAGACGGCGCGATCAAGATCCTGATGCGGCCTTAGCCCGGTCACGGCCAAAGGGACAGGCCTCGGACCCTCACCGCGGAACCTGGCGACAGGCGTCCGGTGAACGGCGACCTATGCACCTTGCGTCCTGTCTCCGTCTCCACGTCGGCTCACAGATCGGGATCGTCGAACTGGTCGAGCAGGAAGTCGACCGGTGCGAGGCCCGAGGCGGCGGATGAGTCGTGAAGAGGCTGCTCCGTCCAGATGACCTTGCCGTGGGTGGTGTACCGCGTGCCCCATCGCTGAGCGAACTGCGCCACCAGGAACAGCCCCCGCCCGCCTTCGTCGGTGGTCGCCGCCCGCCGCAGGCGCGGCGAGGTGCTGCTCGCGTCCGACACCTCGCAGATCAGACTGCGTCCGTGCAGCAGCCGTACGCCGACCGGCGGCGAGCCGTACCGGATCGCGTTCGTGACCAACTCGCTGACGATGAGCTCCGTGGCGAATGCGGTCTCCTCCAGTCCCCACTCCAGCAAGGTCTCCCGGCAACGCGCCCGCACCGAGGGAACCAGCGCGGGGTCCGGCGGCACGTCCCACATGGCCACACCCGAGGGCGGGAACCTCCGGGTACGTGCCGTCAACAGCGCGATGTCGTCGCTGGAGTGCGACGGCTTCAGCGCGTCGATCACCGCCTGACACGTCTCCTCCGGCGTGCGGCCCCCGGACCCGTCCAGCGCCCGGCGCAGCCTCTCCAGCCCGACGTCGATGTCGTGGGTGCGGTCCTCCACGAGGCCGTCGGTGTACAGCACCAGTTGTGAACCCTCCGGCAAGGACAGCTCCACGGTCTCGAAGGGGTAGCCGCCCAGGCCGAGCGGCGCCGAGGCCGGCACGCCGGGACAGATGACGGTCCCGTCCGGGCGCACCACCACCGGCTCCGGATGCCCCGCACGGGCCATCGTGCAAGCCTGCGCCACCGGGTCGTAGACCGCGTAGAGACAGGTCGCGCCCGTCACGCCCTCCCCCTCGTGGCCTTCCGTGGCATCGCCCGTGTCCTCCTCGTTGTCCATGCGGACGACCAGGTCGTCCAGGTTCCCGAGCACCTCGTCCACGGGTAGATCGAGGGTGGAGAAGTTGTGCACCGCGGTACGCAGCCGGCCCATCGTCGCCGCCGCGTGCAGCCCGTGACCGACGACGTCACCCATCACCAGAGCCACTCGCGCGCACGGAAGCGGGATCACGTCGAACCAGTCCCCGCCCACCCCCGCCTCCGCGGGCAGATACCGCCAGGCCACCTCCAGCGCGTCCTGCTCGGGCTGCCCCCGCGGCAGCAGGCTGCGCTGCAGCGTCACCGCCATCGCGTGCTCCCGGGTGAACCTCCGGGCGTTGTCGATGGCCACCGCCGCCCGCGCGGCCAGTTCCTCCGCGAAGGTGAGATCCTCCGGCTCGAACGCCGGGGAATCCACCGTCCGGTAGAAGTTCGCCACGCCCAGCGGTACGTTCCGCGCCCGCAGCGGCACGGCCACCAGCGAACGCAGCCCGCACTCCAGGGCCTTCCTGGCGCGCTCCGGATCCTGTTCCCGCCAGCCATGTGCCTGCCGCAGGTCCGCCTCCAGCATGACCCGTCGTTCCTGCAGCGTCCGCATCTGCGGCGTTCGGCGCGAGAACGTGATCACTTCGCCCAGCGGATACACCGGGATCATCCGCTGCTCGCCGCCGATCGCAGCCCGGCGCAGATGCCGCCAGCCCTCCGCCGTGGGCTCCCACCCCCGCAGCACCGCTTCGAGCAGATCCACCGTCACGAGGTCGGCGAACTGCGGCACCGCCACGTCGGCCAGCTCCTGGGCGGTACGCTCCACATCCAGCGTGGTTCCGATCCCGACCCCGGCCTCGTACAGCAGCTTCAGCCGCTCCCGAGCGACCTCGGCCCGCCCCGAGACCGCCGCCAGCTCCGTGGTGTCCCGCAGGGTCACCACGCTGCCTCCCCGGTCGGCCTGCGGGTACGTCGGCCGCTTGTTCACCACCAGCAACCGGTCCCCTGCGAGATGCACCTCATCGGTGACCGCCTCCGGCGCCGACAGCAGACGCATGATCGGCTCCGGCAGTCCCAGCTCCCGCACCGGGCGCCCCCGGGCGTCCGCCGGCAGTCCCAGCAGCCGTGTCGCCTCGTCGTTGGCCAGCAGGAGTCGTCCGTCGGCGCTGGTGATCAGCACTCCTTCCCGCACCGCGTGCAGGACCGCGTCGTGGTGCTCGTACAGCTGCGCCAGCTCCTCCGGGGCCAGTCCCTGCGTCTGCCGCCGCAGCCGCCGGGACACCAGCGTCGTTCCCGTCACGGCCAGCGTCAGCGCCGCCGCGCCGCTGGCCAGGATGATCGGCAGCTGTGGCATCCACAGTCCCGCCACGTTCTTGACCGTGATTCCGGCGGAGACCAGGCCGACCACCTTTCCGTGCGAGTCGGTCACCGGGACCACCGCCTGCACGTCCGTCCCCTTGCCGGCGGGCAGAGGCGGCCCACCGGCCTGCTCGACGACGGTCCGGCCCTTCAGCGCCGGTGCGATGGTGCCGACGAACTTCTTTCCGATCTCGCTCGGGTAGGGATACGTGTAACGAATGCCCTCCGTGCTCATGGCGATGACGAAATCCACGCCCGCACGCTTCCGCGCCTCCTCGGCCCGAGGCTGGAGCACGGCTGTCGGATCCGGGCTCTGCAGCGCCTCGGCCACGCCGGGAGCGCTCGCGAACGACCGCGCCGCGACGATCGCCTCCCTACGTCCCTGCTGCACCGCGTCGTTTGCCGCCTGGAGCACCATGGCTCCCATCGCGGCCATGACCAGCAGGACCACGATCACGACCTGGAGGAGGAACACCTGACCGGCCGCACTACGCAGGTCCAGCAGGGGGGCGCTACGTCCGCGCGAGCGTCCGACGGGCGGATGATGTTCCGGGCCCCGACGGCGCCCGGAAAATACTTCCATACACCCTTGATAACACCGTTGCGAGGATGCCGACGCTGATCACGTCCGTCGCGCGGGTTGCAGTGTCCATGGCTCATCCCAGGACATCCTGACCTGGGCAGGAGCTTCCTGGGGGTGAATGGGTGCCGCCCGGAAGCGGAATCCTGAAGGCCGTATCCCGCTCCCCAGTTGGGATGAGGCGAGCGGCGCACTCGGCGTCGCTGGAGACGTCGCTGACCAGCAGGTCGGCCACGCTGAAGCAGGCGTAGACGGTCGGCCCCCGTGATGATGCGGTGCTCCCACGCGGGGAACGACGCCCAGTACGCGGCCTGCCAGGCGGCGGTCGCGGCGGCCATGACCGCGGTCCGGCCGTGTTCCGGGGCCGTGCCGCCTGCGCCCTGGCATCAAGCGCAGCGGCAGCATGCCGACGGTGCCACCGCCCCGAGCGGGTCCTGTTCCTTGATGCGGATCAGGCCGGTCACCAGGAGAAGGTCCCGGACGACCTGGTGCCAAGGGATGCAGACCTGACCGCGGTGTGCGGTAGCAGGCCGGCCGTCCGACGAGTCGGCTCCCGGCCTGACTCAGGGCCTGTCAGGCCCTACGAACGCCGAGGGCCCATCGTTTCCGTTCGTTCCCTGAAGGGATGGGACGGACGCGGCGTCGCAAGACATGACGACCACGAGCCTGCCGAGTTCGATGCCCTCGGGGCGCTGTGTGTAAGACCAGTACTGTCCGGCCCGAAACAGGGTCTCGAAGAGCAGCCGCCGTCCGGAGGCATCGCCCGGCAGCGCCTGATCTGCGGCATCGATGATCAGTACGTAGTGGTCCGCGGACAGCCACTTCAGATCGCGGAGACAGTCGGCGAGGGCATCCCAGTTCCACCCGAAGTGATCAGGCAGCCGGAGCCCGTCGTAGAACTGCTGGAAGACGGCATCCACGTCGCGCATCCTCCGGCCGTCGAGACGCGCCACATACGTCCTGCCGGTCACGGGAAGCAGCAGATCCACAGGCAGGGCGCCCCGCTCCGCCACCACATGCAGCCAAGGCACAGCGTGCGCCTCCACTGCGCCTCCCTATCCCGTCCATCGACCGACCCGGCAGCGGCGGCAGCCCAGCTGCGGAGTATAGATCGCAGCTGGCCGGGATCGAAGGCGTCATCGGTCAAGGTGGGCTCGGGCGAGGGGGCGGGCGCCGTGGTCCGTTCCGAGCCTTCGGGGAAGGGCGGTGACGGTCTGTCGGGGCAGTGCGCCTCCTCCGCGACGCCCCTCCGATGAAGGTGTTGCGGCCCGCCATCGCGTTGTCCCGCCACTTCGCAGGGTGTCGGCGGATTCGGGGTGCGGCCCTCGAAGATGGCGCGTGAAGCGACGCGGCTGCGGGATCGCCGGATCGCCCCGCGCCGAAGCACCTGCCGGGCCGGGCGAGCAGCGCATCCTGGCCGGGCGCGGCTAGCTGACGGCTTCCGGTGAAGGCGGCCCGCTCCGAGGACTGGGGCGTCGGGCGGCCGGCGAGCCCTGTGGGGGGATGTGGCCGGCGGCCAGTGCGGTGCTCAGATCGGCTCTGCCGTCGATGGCGAGCTTGCGGTAGACGTGCGTGAGGTGGAACTCCACGGTCCGTCGGCTGACGAACAAGCTGGTGGCGATGGTTTGGTTGTCCATGCCGTCGGCGGCGAGGGCAGCGATCCGTCGCTCGCGCTCGGTGAGGGCCCTCAGACCCGATTGACGTTTGCGGCGCGGGCGGGCTCCGGTGGCCAGCAGCGCGCGGTAGGCGCGTTCCGACAGCGGGGCGGCGCCCGACGCGTCCGCGAGGTCGAGGGCTTGGCGCAGTGCCGTCCGTGCCTCTGCGCGACGGTCGGTGGCGTGCAGCGCTTCGCCGAGGGCGGTGAGAGTCCGGGCGAGGTCGTGCCGGGCCGGTGTGTTCTGGAGGAGTGCGGCGGCCTCGGACAGGGTGGTCACGGCTTCGAGACCGGTCTGCAGGCGGCCGATGGTGCGCAGGCTCGTGGCGATGGCGCGGGGGCTGCCCCAGCGCCGTGCGAGCGCGAGTTCCGCGTCGGCCAGTTCCATGGCGGTGCCGTCGTCGCCGAGACGCTGGTGGACGCGTGCCGCGTGGGAGCGCCAGGGAACGAGAGCGGGGTTGTCGTAACCGCCGTTCCGCATCTGCCGCGCGCAGACGTCGAGTTCTTCCAGTGCCGTGTGATGGCGGTCGTGGGCGTAGTGGGTTCGAGCGCGTGCGGCGTAGAGAACCGCCCAGCTCCAGTGGTTGCCTGCGGGGCCCTGGTAGGAGGTGCTGCGAAGACGCTCGGCCTCTTCGGTCTCGCCCAGGTCGATCAGGGCGTTGATGACCTGAGCCGTGACATAGGGCTGATACCGCTGCCCGGGAGGTGTCAGGGCGAGAGCCTGTCTGCTGAG is a genomic window of Streptomyces griseochromogenes containing:
- a CDS encoding SpoIIE family protein phosphatase/ATP-binding protein produces the protein MEVFSGRRRGPEHHPPVGRSRGRSAPLLDLRSAAGQVFLLQVVIVVLLVMAAMGAMVLQAANDAVQQGRREAIVAARSFASAPGVAEALQSPDPTAVLQPRAEEARKRAGVDFVIAMSTEGIRYTYPYPSEIGKKFVGTIAPALKGRTVVEQAGGPPLPAGKGTDVQAVVPVTDSHGKVVGLVSAGITVKNVAGLWMPQLPIILASGAAALTLAVTGTTLVSRRLRRQTQGLAPEELAQLYEHHDAVLHAVREGVLITSADGRLLLANDEATRLLGLPADARGRPVRELGLPEPIMRLLSAPEAVTDEVHLAGDRLLVVNKRPTYPQADRGGSVVTLRDTTELAAVSGRAEVARERLKLLYEAGVGIGTTLDVERTAQELADVAVPQFADLVTVDLLEAVLRGWEPTAEGWRHLRRAAIGGEQRMIPVYPLGEVITFSRRTPQMRTLQERRVMLEADLRQAHGWREQDPERARKALECGLRSLVAVPLRARNVPLGVANFYRTVDSPAFEPEDLTFAEELAARAAVAIDNARRFTREHAMAVTLQRSLLPRGQPEQDALEVAWRYLPAEAGVGGDWFDVIPLPCARVALVMGDVVGHGLHAAATMGRLRTAVHNFSTLDLPVDEVLGNLDDLVVRMDNEEDTGDATEGHEGEGVTGATCLYAVYDPVAQACTMARAGHPEPVVVRPDGTVICPGVPASAPLGLGGYPFETVELSLPEGSQLVLYTDGLVEDRTHDIDVGLERLRRALDGSGGRTPEETCQAVIDALKPSHSSDDIALLTARTRRFPPSGVAMWDVPPDPALVPSVRARCRETLLEWGLEETAFATELIVSELVTNAIRYGSPPVGVRLLHGRSLICEVSDASSTSPRLRRAATTDEGGRGLFLVAQFAQRWGTRYTTHGKVIWTEQPLHDSSAASGLAPVDFLLDQFDDPDL
- a CDS encoding barstar family protein is translated as MTGRTYVARLDGRRMRDVDAVFQQFYDGLRLPDHFGWNWDALADCLRDLKWLSADHYVLIIDAADQALPGDASGRRLLFETLFRAGQYWSYTQRPEGIELGRLVVVMSCDAASVPSLQGTNGNDGPSAFVGPDRP